One segment of Anatilimnocola aggregata DNA contains the following:
- a CDS encoding DUF1501 domain-containing protein, producing the protein MFFTRREALQRMGTGLGVLGLAGLCGDRESIAANPLTLKQPHFRPRAKHIIHLYMNGGPSQVDTFDPKPALTTHAGQRPASTAELKTENGTGGLRPSPFKFPKRGQSGLEISELYAETGRFADDLCVIRSMYTDIPNHEPSMFMMNSGHVQAIRPSYGSWLLYGLGTENESLPGYVVLSPGLPVNGAANWSNRFLPGVYQGCHLNLPVDFRPQQVLPHLENGQLSATSQRRQLDFIQQMNAQHRTTREKEDPLDARIASFELAFRMQAAAPEAFAWRTEPESVQRLYHGTDGKMNGFGASCLLARRLVERGVRVVQIYSGAGQPWDTHGNNDGQHKQLAAASDRSIAGLLADLKQRGLLEETLVLWGGEFGRTPASQGNDGRDHNHWGFSVWLAGGGVRGGLAYGATDEFGFKAVEKRVHPHDLHATMLHLMGLDHERLTYRYGGRDFRLTDVSGTVIQEILA; encoded by the coding sequence ATGTTTTTCACGCGACGCGAAGCCTTGCAACGCATGGGAACGGGCCTTGGCGTCCTCGGACTCGCTGGCCTGTGCGGTGACCGTGAATCGATTGCGGCCAATCCGCTGACGCTCAAGCAGCCGCATTTTCGGCCGCGAGCGAAACACATCATTCACCTCTACATGAACGGCGGCCCGTCGCAGGTGGACACGTTCGATCCCAAGCCCGCGCTCACGACTCATGCGGGCCAGCGACCGGCGAGCACCGCCGAATTGAAAACGGAGAACGGCACCGGCGGGTTGCGACCGTCGCCCTTCAAATTTCCGAAACGTGGCCAATCCGGTTTGGAGATTAGCGAATTGTACGCCGAAACCGGCCGCTTCGCCGACGATCTCTGTGTTATCCGTTCGATGTACACTGATATTCCCAACCACGAACCGTCCATGTTCATGATGAATAGCGGCCATGTGCAGGCGATTCGCCCGTCATATGGTTCGTGGCTGCTATATGGCTTGGGCACGGAGAATGAAAGCCTCCCCGGCTACGTAGTGCTCAGCCCCGGTCTGCCGGTGAACGGCGCGGCGAATTGGAGCAATCGGTTTTTGCCCGGCGTGTATCAAGGTTGCCATCTGAATTTGCCGGTCGACTTTCGTCCGCAGCAAGTGCTGCCGCATTTGGAAAATGGCCAGCTCTCGGCCACTTCGCAACGACGTCAACTCGACTTCATCCAACAAATGAACGCCCAACATCGCACCACACGCGAGAAGGAAGACCCGCTCGACGCCCGCATCGCTTCGTTTGAACTCGCGTTTCGGATGCAGGCCGCTGCGCCGGAAGCATTCGCGTGGCGGACGGAACCCGAGTCCGTGCAAAGACTCTATCACGGTACGGACGGAAAGATGAACGGTTTCGGCGCAAGCTGCCTGCTGGCCCGGCGGCTGGTCGAACGCGGAGTACGAGTCGTGCAAATTTACTCCGGCGCGGGGCAACCGTGGGATACGCATGGCAACAACGACGGCCAGCACAAGCAGTTGGCCGCGGCGTCTGATCGTTCGATCGCTGGGCTGCTGGCCGATCTGAAACAGCGCGGCCTGCTAGAAGAAACGCTGGTTCTGTGGGGCGGCGAATTCGGCCGCACTCCGGCGTCGCAAGGCAATGACGGCCGCGATCACAACCATTGGGGTTTTTCCGTGTGGCTCGCCGGCGGGGGCGTGCGCGGCGGCTTGGCTTACGGCGCGACCGACGAGTTCGGTTTCAAGGCGGTGGAAAAACGAGTTCACCCCCACGACCTGCACGCCACCATGCTGCACCTCATGGGCCTCGATCACGAACGTCTCACCTACCGCTACGGCGGCCGCGATTTCCGTTTGACTGATGTTTCGGGGACGGTGATCCAAGAGATTTTGGCCTGA
- a CDS encoding DUF1592 domain-containing protein, which produces MADPQDVRQLLSKNCVGCHGDKEQNAQVRLDRVAGFDEESQPLWTKVYEALISGEMPPKGEPQPTAAERQQILKWISDQTAQQIAITGGTQRRLNRREFSAALQDLTGLPIDFAAGLPEDAKVDGFDTGAVALQDAADSVAQLLEVTQRAVESIRFLEPARDRKINLDFRELEFTDFYKFIESNWKDHGIFTRSKGLPSKKGIGLYLPTQWTGDNGNSFLALPAPPDKRAALKMTLRVKTRRPMPGLPIPILWVKVGGNYIDYRPIGEEPQTLTYAVRMEDCLIEGDAIKIMLQSFVEVPYAVDGFPNDDSSKPEDNIPGGIGVYRPKFDRKVLRAPDEQPVPSIVIESIEVDYDHLAAWPPAAWQAEIGDLKDDEAIAGKLLRLWIERAWRRPATDEEQVKFFALYRQIRKEELSFDEALRAAFQAVLMGGPFRYLASPSDKDSLVAQHAIAARLSFMLVGAPPDQELRKLATAGKLRDPQVLDAQVDRLLGDPRSDAFFRPFVTQWLNLNQPITQTMTHFRKQDFRFGRHLKDSMREETIQYVAQLFRDNRPAKELISSDWTMMNDILAVHYGHPGIEGGTLRKVAVRPREDDPRGGGVLGHAGIQSMLCWMGDNWVIYRGSWTLNHILDDPPPPPPLEVPELLPFDKGNQGKSFRELLIQHQADSKCSVCHKKMDPLGFAFQNFDLSGRWRNVEHERYHRAELDGKIEWRGEGKTRPVDAVGTLPRGEEFTSFEECKELLARHYRDDIVRGLLKKLTLYGTGRMPHALDLITIREIMNEHAGTSYAMRDLLKSLIRSQVFLESTSNPTGPLQ; this is translated from the coding sequence ATGGCGGATCCACAAGACGTCCGGCAGCTGCTGAGCAAGAATTGTGTGGGCTGCCATGGCGACAAGGAACAAAACGCCCAGGTTCGCCTCGATCGGGTCGCAGGATTCGATGAGGAGAGCCAGCCATTGTGGACGAAGGTTTACGAAGCGCTGATCAGCGGCGAGATGCCGCCAAAAGGTGAACCGCAGCCGACCGCGGCAGAGCGGCAGCAGATCTTGAAGTGGATCAGCGACCAGACAGCACAGCAAATCGCGATTACGGGCGGAACGCAGCGGCGGCTGAATCGCCGGGAGTTTTCGGCCGCACTGCAAGACCTTACTGGACTGCCGATTGACTTTGCCGCAGGACTGCCAGAGGACGCCAAAGTTGATGGCTTCGATACCGGCGCGGTCGCGCTGCAAGATGCAGCCGATTCGGTCGCCCAGTTGCTCGAAGTAACGCAGCGGGCAGTCGAGAGCATCCGCTTTCTGGAGCCGGCCCGCGACCGCAAAATCAACCTGGATTTCCGCGAATTGGAATTCACCGATTTTTACAAGTTCATCGAATCAAACTGGAAGGACCACGGAATCTTCACCCGATCCAAAGGGTTGCCGAGCAAGAAGGGAATCGGGCTGTATCTGCCGACGCAGTGGACGGGCGATAATGGCAATTCATTTCTCGCCTTGCCGGCACCGCCGGACAAGCGCGCGGCGCTCAAGATGACGCTCCGCGTGAAAACGCGGCGGCCAATGCCTGGGCTGCCCATTCCAATCCTGTGGGTCAAGGTCGGCGGCAACTACATCGATTATCGTCCCATCGGCGAGGAGCCGCAAACGCTGACGTATGCCGTGCGCATGGAAGATTGTTTGATCGAAGGTGACGCGATCAAAATCATGCTGCAGTCTTTCGTCGAAGTTCCCTATGCAGTCGACGGGTTCCCGAATGACGACTCCAGCAAGCCGGAGGACAATATCCCAGGCGGAATCGGTGTCTACCGCCCCAAGTTTGATCGCAAGGTACTGCGCGCACCTGATGAGCAGCCCGTGCCTTCCATTGTGATCGAGTCGATCGAAGTCGATTACGATCACCTCGCCGCGTGGCCTCCCGCTGCCTGGCAGGCAGAAATCGGCGACCTCAAAGATGACGAGGCGATTGCAGGAAAGCTGCTTCGTCTCTGGATCGAGCGCGCTTGGCGCCGGCCGGCGACCGACGAGGAACAAGTGAAGTTCTTCGCGCTCTACCGGCAGATTCGCAAAGAAGAGCTTTCGTTTGACGAGGCATTGCGGGCAGCTTTCCAAGCGGTGCTGATGGGCGGGCCGTTCCGCTATCTGGCTTCCCCGTCTGACAAAGACTCGCTCGTCGCTCAGCACGCGATCGCTGCGCGGCTGAGCTTCATGCTCGTTGGCGCCCCTCCAGACCAAGAATTACGAAAACTAGCTACTGCTGGCAAACTCCGTGACCCGCAAGTGCTTGACGCGCAAGTCGACCGCCTGCTGGGCGACCCGCGCAGCGACGCCTTTTTCCGTCCGTTTGTGACGCAATGGCTCAATCTCAACCAGCCGATCACTCAGACGATGACTCATTTCAGGAAACAGGATTTCCGATTCGGACGGCACCTGAAAGATTCGATGAGAGAGGAAACCATTCAATATGTCGCGCAACTTTTCAGGGACAACCGCCCGGCGAAAGAGTTGATTTCCAGTGACTGGACGATGATGAACGATATCCTGGCGGTTCATTACGGTCACCCTGGTATCGAGGGTGGCACGTTGCGGAAGGTTGCGGTGCGACCTCGTGAGGACGATCCGCGTGGGGGCGGCGTGCTGGGCCACGCCGGAATTCAGTCGATGCTCTGTTGGATGGGAGACAACTGGGTGATATACCGGGGATCATGGACCTTGAACCACATCCTGGATGATCCACCACCTCCGCCTCCGCTGGAAGTTCCCGAACTGCTGCCGTTCGACAAGGGGAACCAGGGCAAGAGTTTTCGGGAGTTGCTCATCCAGCACCAGGCGGACAGCAAATGCTCGGTTTGCCACAAGAAGATGGACCCGCTAGGTTTCGCCTTCCAAAATTTCGACCTGAGCGGTCGTTGGCGAAATGTCGAACACGAACGCTATCACCGTGCCGAATTGGATGGCAAAATCGAATGGCGCGGTGAAGGCAAGACCCGGCCCGTCGATGCTGTGGGAACCTTGCCCCGCGGAGAAGAATTTACCAGCTTCGAGGAGTGCAAGGAATTACTCGCCAGGCACTACCGCGACGATATCGTCCGGGGATTGCTCAAGAAGCTCACGCTCTACGGAACCGGGCGCATGCCGCATGCCCTTGATCTCATCACGATTCGGGAAATCATGAACGAGCATGCAGGCACAAGCTACGCGATGCGCGACTTGCTTAAGTCCTTGATTCGCTCTCAAGTGTTTCTGGAAAGTACCTCCAACCCCACAGGTCCTTTGCAATGA
- a CDS encoding DUF1552 domain-containing protein, protein MNAKANSISRRTILRGLGASIAIPWLEIMSGKTLAAARGKSDPGRLACFYVPGCINHYNWFPVDTGFQYAISPTHEPLARHRERFSVLTSLSHIEGRISGHPHPYNFLTGHNINITPGVLSNSVSMDQVAAKYIGPTYLPSLVLSWTSGVGAATLSRNALGVDIPATSDYRSIFENLFPPADASHLKQAKARLVLNRSILDTAVGDVKDLQRRLGRADQQRMEQYLTSIREVEKRLDDREAILKKGRPSFDETSVQTEPKSKSSMRDHIELMIDLIVLAFQTDMTRVVTQTLGGEAGPSYDEYKEWAKTTGAPTRGVHDYHHKGSGNRGVDNSDTKLIGLRDRMYCECLARLMDKLAAIEASDGTLLDHTVLLLGGSQISSHSGSNFPLLLAGGNKLGFRHGQHLKWKGNERSASDLYLTILQQLRCPVESFKESKGPITELLV, encoded by the coding sequence ATGAACGCCAAAGCTAACTCGATTTCCCGTCGTACGATTCTGCGAGGCTTGGGCGCCAGCATTGCGATCCCTTGGCTGGAGATCATGTCTGGCAAGACGCTTGCCGCCGCTCGAGGAAAATCCGATCCTGGGCGGCTCGCCTGCTTTTATGTTCCCGGCTGCATCAACCACTACAACTGGTTCCCCGTAGATACAGGCTTCCAGTATGCCATTTCGCCGACGCATGAGCCGCTCGCTCGCCATCGCGAGCGGTTCAGCGTGCTGACCAGCCTATCTCACATCGAAGGGCGGATCAGCGGCCATCCTCACCCGTACAATTTTCTCACCGGGCACAACATCAACATCACGCCCGGCGTACTGAGCAATTCCGTGTCGATGGATCAGGTGGCGGCGAAGTACATCGGACCAACTTACCTGCCGTCGCTGGTGCTGTCGTGGACTTCAGGCGTGGGCGCGGCGACGCTCTCGCGCAATGCTTTGGGGGTCGACATTCCGGCGACGAGTGACTATCGGTCAATATTCGAGAACCTTTTTCCACCCGCCGATGCTTCCCACCTAAAGCAGGCCAAAGCCCGGCTTGTGCTCAATCGCAGTATCCTCGACACGGCTGTTGGCGACGTGAAAGACCTGCAGCGGAGGCTGGGTCGCGCGGATCAACAACGCATGGAGCAATACCTGACTTCCATCCGCGAAGTCGAGAAGCGGCTTGACGATCGCGAGGCCATTCTTAAAAAGGGGCGACCGTCGTTCGACGAAACGAGTGTACAAACCGAACCCAAGAGCAAGTCGAGCATGCGGGACCACATCGAGCTCATGATAGACCTGATCGTGCTTGCCTTTCAAACAGATATGACGCGTGTGGTGACCCAAACCCTGGGCGGCGAAGCCGGGCCCAGCTATGACGAGTACAAGGAGTGGGCGAAAACGACTGGAGCGCCCACACGCGGCGTTCACGACTATCATCACAAGGGTTCCGGAAACCGCGGCGTGGACAACTCTGATACGAAACTGATCGGACTGCGCGATCGGATGTACTGCGAATGTCTGGCACGACTGATGGACAAACTGGCGGCCATCGAAGCCAGCGACGGCACGTTGCTCGACCACACTGTCCTGCTCTTGGGTGGGTCGCAGATCAGCAGCCATTCGGGCAGCAACTTCCCTCTGCTGTTAGCTGGCGGCAATAAGCTCGGCTTCCGGCACGGCCAGCATCTGAAGTGGAAGGGGAACGAGCGTTCGGCTTCGGATCTATACCTGACGATCTTGCAGCAACTGCGTTGTCCTGTGGAATCGTTTAAGGAGAGCAAGGGCCCGATCACGGAATTACTGGTATGA
- a CDS encoding WD40 repeat domain-containing protein: MGIAAMKVIAHADEAAPQSRELTVLRGHDRWVLSVAISPDSAWLVSGGDDQTLRLWDLKAGGPVRMLRRYASPVTAVAFHNDGKRIAVGTYDGKLEICDAQTGKQVRQFDGHEDSITVVRFDPSGKYLASGSADDSLVVWDTSDGTELLTFEQGNEYDVTTAAFSPNGKQIVTGDGENELKIWDTLSGEEVRTLRGHTETVTSVAFSPSGKHIVSASWDDSLRLWNAETGDVVQTFRGHTGDVTSVLFSSDGLRLVSAGEDKTIRIWDIRSGKQVATLAGHVETVMCLAISADGRNLVSGSKDEICVWKSD, encoded by the coding sequence TTGGGGATTGCCGCGATGAAGGTGATTGCGCACGCCGATGAGGCGGCTCCGCAATCCCGCGAGCTTACCGTGCTGCGGGGCCATGATCGCTGGGTGTTGTCGGTGGCGATCAGCCCCGACAGCGCTTGGCTTGTGTCCGGCGGCGACGATCAAACGCTCAGGCTGTGGGATCTGAAGGCCGGCGGCCCAGTCCGGATGCTACGCCGCTACGCCAGCCCTGTGACCGCTGTCGCGTTCCATAACGATGGCAAGCGAATCGCTGTGGGAACGTACGACGGCAAACTTGAAATTTGCGATGCTCAGACCGGCAAGCAGGTGAGGCAATTTGACGGGCATGAGGACTCGATCACGGTGGTCCGCTTCGATCCGTCCGGCAAATACCTAGCCTCCGGCAGCGCCGACGATTCGCTGGTTGTTTGGGACACAAGCGACGGCACAGAGCTGCTCACTTTCGAGCAAGGCAATGAATACGATGTAACCACGGCGGCGTTCAGCCCCAATGGCAAGCAGATCGTAACCGGTGACGGCGAGAACGAGCTGAAAATCTGGGACACGTTAAGCGGCGAGGAAGTCCGGACGCTCCGCGGTCACACGGAAACCGTGACGTCGGTCGCCTTCAGTCCCTCGGGCAAACATATCGTCTCTGCAAGTTGGGACGACTCGCTACGTCTATGGAACGCGGAAACCGGCGACGTGGTGCAGACCTTTCGCGGTCACACAGGCGACGTCACGTCGGTCCTGTTCTCGTCTGACGGCTTGCGCCTTGTGTCGGCAGGCGAAGACAAAACCATTCGAATCTGGGACATCCGCTCCGGCAAGCAGGTGGCAACCCTCGCGGGGCACGTCGAAACTGTAATGTGTCTCGCGATCAGCGCCGACGGCCGGAACCTTGTTTCCGGCAGCAAAGACGAAATTTGCGTCTGGAAATCAGATTGA